Proteins from a single region of Desulforegula conservatrix Mb1Pa:
- a CDS encoding GNAT family N-acetyltransferase: MSMSTPKISGKKKVRSVKRKKSLKPKKNKRRYVAPPPTKKRTGDRVDPDIITLIKGKGSPKNGGMLGGFFWHIFHQDVRAGKIFINFNKDTEKADIKIFINQKSQGKGIGKVAYKKACEESNYSKIYASMRKDNIASIRAAVAAGFEEIPSTSGQMSMLWQKK, from the coding sequence ATGAGCATGTCCACTCCTAAAATATCAGGAAAGAAAAAAGTCCGCAGCGTAAAAAGAAAAAAGTCCTTGAAGCCAAAGAAAAACAAACGCCGCTATGTTGCCCCACCTCCAACGAAAAAAAGAACAGGTGATAGGGTTGATCCAGATATTATAACTCTAATAAAAGGGAAAGGATCTCCGAAAAATGGGGGCATGCTGGGAGGTTTTTTCTGGCATATTTTTCATCAAGACGTAAGAGCGGGAAAAATATTTATCAATTTTAACAAAGATACAGAGAAAGCCGATATTAAAATCTTTATAAACCAAAAAAGCCAGGGGAAAGGGATTGGCAAAGTAGCCTATAAAAAAGCATGTGAAGAAAGTAACTACTCAAAGATCTATGCTTCAATGAGAAAAGATAATATCGCATCCATTCGGGCGGCAGTTGCGGCAGGTTTCGAAGAAATTCCATCAACAAGTGGCCAGATGTCAATGTTATGGCAAAAAAAATAA
- the yhhB gene encoding cyclophane-forming radical SAM/SPASM peptide maturase YhhB: MENIQTFFLRVSARCNLDCSYCYVFKHQDQSWKGYPPVMSKKNIRLFADRLKEYVIEKNIKDVYIIYHGGEPLLIGKSLLLKYTDIIFNRLKDTACVEFSLQTNGTLLTDDFLKECDKKNIRISLSIDGPEHVHNKNRKMANGAGSFRHVFSGIQKLQKHPHLFQGVIGVINPYAEPEELLNFYKETSLCNIDLLLPDANYERPPQYRDLSPDIYKDWLIKIFDLWFDKYQDLSFKTFESILKRLIGVETSSDIFGFGKLSYLTIEADGSYHTTDILKVAYESASQMGITLENATIEEAANHRKVEEYNNLLNMKNLPIKCKSCDVRDICGGGSLPHRYSRSSGFDNPTIYCQEMMTLITHAKKLISAEIDREYARENLNYQEE, encoded by the coding sequence TTGGAAAACATTCAAACATTTTTTCTAAGAGTCTCTGCCCGCTGTAATCTGGACTGTAGTTACTGTTATGTATTTAAGCACCAGGACCAGTCTTGGAAAGGCTATCCTCCTGTAATGTCAAAAAAGAACATCCGCCTGTTTGCTGACAGGTTGAAAGAATACGTAATAGAGAAAAACATAAAAGATGTTTACATCATATATCATGGAGGTGAACCTTTATTGATAGGGAAGTCCCTTCTTTTGAAATATACAGATATTATTTTTAATCGTTTAAAAGATACGGCGTGTGTCGAGTTCTCATTACAAACCAATGGAACACTCTTGACAGACGATTTTCTCAAAGAATGCGATAAGAAAAATATCAGAATATCACTTAGTATTGATGGCCCTGAACATGTCCACAACAAAAACAGAAAAATGGCTAACGGAGCTGGGTCCTTTCGCCATGTTTTTTCGGGGATACAGAAGCTTCAAAAACATCCACACCTTTTTCAGGGAGTTATTGGTGTTATAAATCCATATGCTGAACCAGAAGAGCTGTTAAACTTTTATAAGGAAACAAGTCTTTGCAATATTGATTTACTTCTACCTGATGCTAATTATGAACGTCCCCCTCAATATCGTGATTTATCCCCGGATATTTATAAAGACTGGCTTATAAAAATTTTCGATTTATGGTTCGACAAATATCAGGACTTATCATTTAAGACATTTGAAAGTATCTTGAAAAGACTAATAGGGGTTGAAACATCCTCCGATATTTTTGGATTTGGAAAACTGAGTTACTTAACTATCGAAGCTGACGGATCTTATCATACAACTGACATATTAAAAGTAGCCTATGAAAGCGCATCACAAATGGGGATAACGCTGGAAAACGCAACTATTGAAGAAGCGGCAAATCACAGAAAGGTAGAAGAATATAATAACCTTTTAAATATGAAAAACCTTCCGATAAAATGTAAATCATGTGATGTGAGAGACATTTGCGGCGGCGGTTCATTACCTCATAGGTATTCACGATCAAGCGGCTTTGACAACCCAACAATTTATTGCCAAGAAATGATGACACTGATTACCCATGCAAAAAAGCTTATCAGTGCTGAAATTGATAGGGAATATGCCAGGGAAAACCTGAACTATCAAGAGGAGTAA
- a CDS encoding recombinase family protein, with product MGQIAAIYCRVSTNDQDCKRQETDLIGFAEKAGYTIAGVWKETASGSKADRQKRKCVLNLAQARKIDVILVTELSRWGRSTLDVFQTFNDLQSWGVCLIAQTGLQFDLSTAQGKLIATLMAGLAEFERDLLRERVRSGVKAAQARGVVFGRRLGQRVKSDKLAPKVLGLVAAGQSYRQISRQLNLSKNTVMGIVKRKRVKDGDN from the coding sequence TTGGGACAGATTGCCGCAATATATTGTCGCGTTTCGACAAATGATCAAGACTGCAAACGCCAGGAAACGGATTTAATTGGCTTTGCTGAAAAAGCTGGCTATACAATTGCAGGAGTATGGAAAGAAACCGCATCCGGAAGCAAGGCGGATCGCCAGAAACGTAAGTGTGTGTTGAACCTCGCACAAGCACGAAAAATCGATGTTATTTTAGTAACAGAACTGTCCCGCTGGGGGCGATCAACATTGGACGTGTTTCAAACATTCAACGACCTGCAATCATGGGGTGTTTGTCTGATCGCGCAAACAGGATTGCAGTTTGATCTATCGACGGCGCAAGGAAAACTTATAGCAACGTTGATGGCTGGATTAGCAGAATTTGAGCGTGATCTGTTGCGTGAAAGAGTTAGATCTGGTGTTAAAGCAGCACAGGCCCGTGGTGTGGTGTTCGGGCGCCGCCTTGGGCAACGAGTAAAGTCAGATAAGTTAGCGCCGAAAGTATTAGGCCTGGTGGCAGCTGGACAATCCTACCGACAGATAAGCAGGCAACTAAATTTGAGCAAAAATACCGTGATGGGAATAGTCAAACGCAAACGTGTAAAAGACGGTGACAACTGA